In the genome of Pelobacter seleniigenes DSM 18267, one region contains:
- a CDS encoding YhdH/YhfP family quinone oxidoreductase, translating into MATEFKALLVEQPEKKTFTRSIVTRSLDDLPAGELVVKVHYSSLNYKDALSATGNPGVTRNFPHTPGIDAAGEVVSCSDGSFAPGDQVIVTSYDLGMETDGGFGQLIRVPSQWAVRLPAGLSLKESMMFGTAGLTAALSVQELVESGVKPADGPVLVTGATGGVGSLAVAILATIGFEVTAVTGKEQETPYLEKLGAKRVISRETLLTGNERPLLKTTWAGVVDCVGGDLLAAALKSTKYDGVATCCGLVASADLNINVFPFILRGVRLIGIDSAQCSLERRTRAWDHLAGDWKVAGLTEMVEEVTLAGLEEKIQLILKGQLKRRALVNLLES; encoded by the coding sequence ATGGCAACAGAATTCAAGGCTCTGCTGGTTGAACAGCCCGAGAAAAAAACCTTCACCCGTTCCATTGTGACGCGCAGCCTGGATGATCTGCCGGCTGGCGAACTGGTTGTCAAGGTGCATTATTCGTCCCTCAATTACAAAGATGCCCTGTCCGCGACCGGCAATCCGGGGGTGACCCGGAATTTCCCCCATACCCCCGGGATCGATGCCGCCGGCGAGGTGGTCTCCTGCAGCGACGGCAGCTTTGCGCCCGGCGATCAGGTCATTGTCACCAGCTATGATCTGGGCATGGAGACCGACGGCGGTTTTGGCCAGCTGATCCGGGTGCCGAGTCAGTGGGCGGTGCGGCTGCCGGCCGGACTCAGTCTCAAAGAGAGTATGATGTTCGGAACCGCCGGGCTAACCGCAGCTCTGTCGGTGCAGGAACTGGTCGAAAGCGGGGTCAAACCGGCGGACGGACCGGTGCTGGTGACCGGCGCCACCGGTGGCGTTGGCAGCCTGGCCGTGGCGATTCTGGCGACCATCGGTTTTGAGGTTACAGCAGTTACCGGCAAAGAGCAGGAAACCCCCTACCTGGAAAAGCTCGGTGCCAAGCGGGTGATCAGTCGGGAAACCCTGCTGACCGGCAATGAACGGCCCCTGCTGAAAACCACCTGGGCCGGGGTGGTCGATTGTGTCGGCGGTGACCTGCTTGCCGCGGCCCTCAAATCGACCAAATATGACGGCGTGGCCACCTGCTGCGGGCTGGTCGCTTCAGCGGATCTGAATATCAATGTTTTCCCCTTTATTCTGCGCGGTGTCCGGCTCATCGGGATCGATTCCGCCCAGTGTTCCCTGGAGCGTAGAACCCGCGCCTGGGATCATCTGGCCGGAGATTGGAAAGTTGCCGGTCTGACGGAAATGGTTGAAGAGGTCACCCTGGCCGGGCTGGAAGAGAAGATTCAGCTGATCCTCAAGGGCCAGCTCAAACGCCGCGCCCTGGTCAACCTGCTGGAGAGCTGA
- a CDS encoding winged helix-turn-helix transcriptional regulator yields MMQMNDRENYRCTVSVTLEIIGGKWKSLILWQLSFKTLRFSQLQRRLAKITQKMLTQQLRELERDGLIHRQVYAEVPPRVEYSLTELGESVVPILQLMCQWGKDFLQTSPAPPEDQQAG; encoded by the coding sequence ATGATGCAAATGAATGATCGGGAAAACTATCGGTGCACGGTTTCGGTAACTCTGGAGATTATCGGCGGTAAATGGAAATCGTTGATTCTCTGGCAGCTGAGTTTCAAGACCTTGCGCTTCAGCCAGCTCCAACGCCGCCTGGCCAAAATCACCCAGAAGATGCTCACCCAGCAATTACGCGAACTGGAACGGGACGGCCTGATTCATCGCCAGGTCTATGCCGAAGTGCCGCCGCGGGTGGAGTATTCACTCACGGAGTTGGGCGAGAGCGTGGTGCCGATCCTGCAATTGATGTGTCAGTGGGGGAAGGACTTCCTGCAAACCAGCCCGGCTCCGCCAGAGGATCAACAAGCCGGATGA
- the rpsD gene encoding 30S ribosomal protein S4, whose amino-acid sequence MAKYTGPKGKLVRRFGINIFENPKYDRLLERRSNPPGQHGEKQQRRKISDYGLQLIEKQKLKNSYGLLEKQFRNTFKKAAQKKGVTGDNLMALLEARLDNAVFRAGFSISRMQARQLVNHGHIRVNGKRVDIPSYQVRSGDLVSVKETERSRSMVEKNLAESPRFQHAGWLAVDTQALSFSVQHLPERDEIRSEINEQLIIELYSK is encoded by the coding sequence ATGGCAAAATATACCGGACCGAAGGGAAAATTGGTACGCCGCTTCGGAATCAATATTTTTGAGAATCCCAAATATGACCGTTTATTGGAAAGGCGCAGCAATCCTCCGGGCCAGCATGGTGAAAAGCAGCAGCGCCGGAAAATATCCGATTACGGTTTGCAGCTGATCGAGAAACAGAAGCTGAAAAACAGTTACGGGCTGCTGGAAAAGCAGTTCCGCAACACCTTTAAAAAAGCCGCGCAGAAAAAAGGGGTCACCGGCGACAACCTGATGGCCCTGCTCGAAGCGCGCCTCGACAACGCGGTGTTTCGGGCCGGCTTCAGTATTTCCAGGATGCAGGCTCGCCAGTTGGTCAATCATGGCCATATCCGGGTGAACGGGAAACGGGTGGATATCCCGTCATATCAGGTGCGTAGTGGCGATCTGGTCAGTGTCAAGGAGACGGAGCGCTCACGCAGCATGGTGGAAAAGAACCTGGCGGAAAGTCCGCGTTTTCAGCATGCCGGCTGGCTCGCCGTCGATACCCAGGCTTTGAGCTTCAGTGTGCAGCATCTGCCTGAGCGGGATGAAATCAGGTCTGAAATCAACGAGCAGCTGATTATCGAGCTGTATTCGAAGTAG
- a CDS encoding AEC family transporter codes for MTDFLSIFLNVVLPVFGIVIIGYLIGGRLELQARTLSRAAYYVFVPAYIFQAVGSSNIALDDTLKMIGFIILAQTLAAVTAGLVGRLLGRTREMIAAYIMVAVFANVGNYGIAVIHFRFGDPALAPATIYYVVMSIVQFVIGIGAAGWARGGGRGALGNLFKTPAILAVIPAILVSSSGVTVPLVLSRMIGLLAGAMIPTMLFTLGLQLLEQKKIHFSSDVLLASSIRLLAAPALAFIVAIPFSLPHYQYAAGILQIAMPTAIMATIVAKENNIAPDFINASVLFSILTSLVTLPFIMMLF; via the coding sequence ATGACTGATTTTCTTTCCATCTTCCTCAATGTCGTGCTGCCGGTCTTTGGCATTGTCATCATCGGTTACCTGATTGGCGGACGGCTCGAACTGCAAGCGCGGACCCTGAGTCGCGCCGCTTACTATGTGTTTGTCCCGGCTTACATTTTCCAGGCGGTCGGCAGCTCAAATATTGCCCTCGACGACACCCTGAAAATGATCGGTTTTATCATTTTGGCGCAGACTCTGGCTGCTGTTACTGCAGGCCTTGTCGGTCGACTGCTGGGACGAACCAGGGAGATGATCGCCGCCTACATCATGGTCGCTGTTTTTGCCAATGTCGGGAATTACGGAATCGCCGTGATTCATTTCAGATTCGGCGATCCGGCTCTCGCTCCGGCCACCATCTATTATGTCGTCATGTCCATCGTCCAGTTTGTTATCGGCATTGGAGCTGCGGGATGGGCCCGTGGTGGCGGGCGCGGGGCACTGGGCAACCTATTCAAAACACCGGCAATTCTGGCGGTCATTCCGGCGATTCTGGTTTCGAGTAGTGGGGTGACAGTTCCCCTGGTGCTATCACGCATGATCGGGCTACTGGCCGGGGCCATGATTCCGACCATGCTCTTCACACTGGGGTTACAATTGCTTGAACAGAAGAAAATCCACTTTTCAAGTGATGTGCTGCTGGCCTCCAGCATCCGGCTGCTGGCGGCGCCGGCTTTGGCTTTTATCGTTGCGATCCCGTTCAGTCTGCCACATTACCAATATGCGGCAGGAATTCTTCAAATCGCCATGCCAACGGCTATTATGGCAACCATTGTTGCCAAGGAGAACAATATCGCGCCCGATTTCATAAATGCCTCGGTCCTCTTCTCCATCCTGACCAGTCTGGTCACGTTACCGTTCATTATGATGTTGTTTTGA
- a CDS encoding dihydrodipicolinate synthase family protein translates to MELKGIYPIVPTPFLDDGAVDYASIERLIDCMAEKKVHGLAIMGALGEGPKMTDDERTEIIKLYRKRMPAAMHLVVGTRAPATDPAKLQAAKARDLGADALLLGPHGIQKDKPLLEYYQQVSDAAKIPCIIHDYPAVTGITMSVELITQMFASAEYVQYIKLEDPPTGAKMQALQQSVGEPLKVFGALGGNYALEELQLGAVGIMTGFVYAELLVRLYQYAQAGEWEAAKELFYDFLPLTRWEFQPGIGISLRKHLLKRMGVFSTTKVRHPGMNADAKTVEQMLQIVEYLNRKGYELTV, encoded by the coding sequence ATGGAACTCAAAGGAATCTATCCGATCGTCCCGACCCCGTTTCTGGATGACGGTGCGGTCGATTACGCCAGTATCGAACGTTTGATCGACTGCATGGCCGAAAAAAAGGTCCACGGCCTGGCCATCATGGGCGCCCTCGGCGAAGGGCCGAAAATGACCGACGACGAACGCACCGAAATCATCAAACTCTACCGGAAACGAATGCCCGCCGCGATGCACCTGGTGGTCGGCACCCGCGCTCCGGCCACCGATCCGGCCAAGCTGCAGGCCGCCAAAGCCCGCGATCTGGGGGCGGACGCCCTGCTCCTCGGCCCCCACGGTATTCAGAAGGACAAACCGCTGCTGGAATACTACCAGCAGGTCTCCGATGCGGCGAAAATCCCCTGCATCATCCACGACTACCCGGCGGTGACCGGCATCACCATGTCCGTGGAGCTGATCACGCAGATGTTTGCCAGTGCCGAATATGTTCAGTACATCAAGCTGGAAGATCCGCCGACCGGCGCCAAAATGCAGGCCCTGCAGCAGAGCGTCGGTGAGCCCCTCAAGGTGTTCGGGGCGCTGGGTGGCAACTATGCCCTGGAAGAGCTGCAGCTCGGCGCAGTCGGAATCATGACCGGGTTCGTCTATGCCGAACTGCTGGTGCGCCTTTATCAGTATGCCCAGGCCGGGGAATGGGAGGCGGCCAAGGAGTTGTTCTACGATTTCCTGCCCCTGACCCGCTGGGAGTTCCAGCCGGGGATCGGCATTTCCCTGCGCAAGCACCTGCTCAAACGGATGGGCGTGTTCAGCACCACCAAAGTGCGCCATCCGGGGATGAATGCCGATGCCAAAACCGTGGAGCAGATGCTGCAGATTGTCGAATACCTGAACCGGAAAGGGTATGAGCTGACGGTGTAA
- a CDS encoding GntR family transcriptional regulator, whose amino-acid sequence MTFAAQKSEPSVAEEKVTRVEQLTSQLEEDIALGRLKPRERLIEDELMVRFDAKRNVVRQVLFELEKLGLVVRAKNKGAFVKYFEPREVEDIYVVRELLETKAIELIPLPVSKAMIEELKVIHREYMDAKKKGVLSVVFRKNIAFHKTIYRACNNPALFEAIELYMMKSHAIRSYTFINPQLVDQMATEHLAMIEALVNGDLKLLKNLMLEHLKPARETYYLLNKL is encoded by the coding sequence ATGACGTTTGCGGCTCAAAAATCTGAACCATCCGTTGCAGAAGAAAAGGTGACCCGGGTTGAACAATTGACCAGCCAGTTGGAAGAGGATATCGCTCTTGGCCGGCTCAAGCCACGGGAGCGACTGATTGAAGATGAACTGATGGTACGGTTCGACGCCAAACGCAATGTGGTCCGCCAGGTGCTGTTTGAACTGGAGAAGTTAGGGCTGGTGGTCCGAGCCAAAAACAAGGGGGCTTTTGTCAAATATTTTGAGCCGCGGGAAGTGGAAGATATCTATGTTGTCCGGGAGTTGCTCGAAACCAAAGCCATCGAGTTGATTCCTCTGCCGGTTTCAAAAGCCATGATCGAAGAGCTGAAGGTGATCCATCGGGAATACATGGACGCCAAGAAAAAAGGGGTTTTGTCGGTCGTTTTCAGGAAAAACATCGCCTTCCACAAAACAATCTACCGGGCCTGCAATAACCCCGCCCTGTTTGAAGCTATTGAATTGTATATGATGAAGTCTCACGCGATTCGTTCTTACACATTTATCAATCCACAGTTGGTCGATCAGATGGCAACGGAGCATTTAGCCATGATTGAAGCGCTGGTCAACGGGGATCTAAAGCTCTTGAAAAATCTTATGTTGGAGCACCTCAAACCGGCCCGAGAGACGTACTATCTGCTAAATAAACTGTGA
- a CDS encoding 2-hydroxyacid dehydrogenase — MLTNILQVGTFPALMQREVTERVIPWTEQDLAARPELKQQVQGLITRSNIRISEELIRSLPNLRIIASCGVGYDLIPVSFARDRGIVVSNTPEVLNAAVAELCIGMLIGLLRQLHTADQFVRKSLWLKQAYPLTRGLAGKRVGIIGMGRIGKEIGLRLEPFGTTIAYFSRQRKPLPWHYAPSLTELANASDILIAVVPGGAETRHMIDAKILRALGPQGYFVNIARGSVVDEEALLTALETGEIAGAALDVYASEPAINQRFLNLDNVLLSPHAGSATTETRQTMIQLAITNLEAFFATGKILTPVY, encoded by the coding sequence ATGCTGACAAACATCCTTCAAGTAGGCACTTTCCCAGCGCTGATGCAGCGCGAGGTCACCGAGCGGGTCATCCCCTGGACAGAACAGGACCTTGCCGCCAGGCCTGAGTTGAAACAGCAGGTACAAGGGCTGATTACCCGCAGTAACATCCGGATCAGCGAAGAATTAATCAGGTCTTTACCCAACCTGCGCATCATCGCTTCCTGCGGTGTCGGCTATGATCTCATTCCGGTCTCCTTTGCACGCGACCGGGGAATTGTGGTGAGCAATACGCCCGAGGTTCTGAATGCCGCGGTGGCAGAACTCTGTATTGGCATGCTGATCGGCTTGCTGCGGCAGCTTCACACAGCGGATCAATTTGTGCGCAAATCCCTGTGGTTAAAGCAGGCCTATCCGCTGACCAGAGGCTTGGCCGGCAAACGGGTTGGCATTATCGGCATGGGCAGGATCGGCAAAGAAATCGGGCTCAGGCTGGAGCCGTTCGGAACCACCATCGCTTATTTCTCCCGCCAGCGGAAACCGCTGCCCTGGCACTATGCCCCATCGCTGACCGAACTCGCCAATGCTTCTGACATTCTCATCGCAGTGGTTCCCGGTGGAGCAGAGACCAGGCATATGATTGATGCCAAAATTTTGAGAGCCCTTGGCCCGCAAGGTTATTTTGTCAATATCGCGCGTGGCTCAGTCGTTGACGAAGAGGCCTTGCTCACTGCACTTGAAACAGGTGAAATCGCTGGAGCGGCTCTGGATGTCTATGCCAGTGAACCAGCCATCAATCAGCGTTTTCTGAACCTCGACAATGTCCTGCTCTCCCCCCACGCCGGCAGCGCAACAACAGAAACCCGTCAAACCATGATTCAGCTGGCTATCACCAATCTGGAAGCCTTTTTCGCAACCGGGAAAATTCTCACTCCCGTTTATTGA